The nucleotide sequence GCAGCAAACTGTTGATCAACTTAAAGAACGTGCAGGGATCCTGCCGGTTGAAGGACCGGGGTTAACATTAGCGGTTGGCCCTTCACCTGAATTGGTTGAATTAGGCTATGAAATAAAGCCTGTATCTCCTGAACTGTTAATTCGGCTTATAAATGATTTAAATCGCTATAATGCCCGGGCAATTGAAGTGGATGGCAAACGTTTAAGCTACAATTCGGCCATTCGCGATATTAATGGGAAAACGACAATCAATAGTGAGCCGATTCAAAATACGGATATCGAAATAAACATCATTACATTTACGTATGAGCAAGCTGAAAAAATGAAAAACCATTTGCTGGCATCTACGTTCCAGGATGAGTTTTATATTGATAATCTAGTATTGACGATTCATGAAGCAGAGCAGAATATACAAATCGATTCAGTTGCGCCTGTACAAAGAATTAAGTATTTATCAGAAAAGTAGAAGGGGATGCGAATATGTGGTTACCACTTTTAGGTCTTATATTAGGTGTGGTATTAGGGATTTTAACAGATATTCAAATTCCATCTGTTTATGAAAACTATTTATCCATTGCTGTACTGGCGGCTCTCGATACTATGGTCGGCGGTATCCGTGCATTATTGCAACAAGTTTACGATGACAAAGTATTTATTTCCGGGTTTTTCTTTAATATAATTTTAGCAGCAGGATTGGCTTTTCTCGGTGTTCATATAGGTGTCGATCTTTATTTAGCCGCTATTTTTGCATTCGGAGTTCGACTGTTTCAGAATATCGCAGTCATTCGTCGGTTATTATTGACAAAATATGAGAACAGAAGGTTGAAAAAGGAGGAAAACTCTTAACAATCACGTTAAAATATCATTACAATTTATTGTTTTACTTAGACAATCAACGAAATTTACAATAGAATGAACTATAGGAGTAATCGAAGGAGGTGCAGAAAGTTGAATCATCAAGAAATTTATGTCTCACTCGATATTGGATCTTCTTCTATAAAGGTCCTGATCGGAGAGATGAACGGTGATCAATTGCACGTAATTGGTGTAGGTCATGTGAAATCAACAGGTATAAGAAAAGGTGCAATAGTTGATATAGATGCAACTGTACAGTCCATAAAAAAAGCTGTAGATCAAGCAGAGCGAATGACTGGTATTAATATAGAGGAAGTGGTGCTTGGAGTTCCTGCAAACCAGACAGTTTTACAGCCTGTTAAAGGGGTTGTAGCGGTAAACGGTGAAGACCGGGAAATCACGGACGATGATTTAGCTAGAGTAATAGACTCTGCACAGGTAATGTCGATTCCACCAGAGCGAGAGTTAGTAAATTTGATTCCGAAACAATTTATCGTAGACAACCTAGATGAGATTAAAGACCCGCGTGGTATGATTGGCATTCGTTTAGAGATGGATGCGACAATGATTACGACATCCAAGACGCTTGTACATAATGTTTTAAGATGTGTAGAACGTGCAGGCTTGCAAATTCGCGAAATTTATCTACAACCATTAGCAGCAGGAAATTTTGCGCTGACGGAAGATGAGAAAAATCAAGGAACTGCTTATATCGATTTAGGCGGCGGATCGACAACTGTTGCGGTATTCCAAGACGGACTGCTGACAAACACAGCTGTTATCCCGGTAGGCGGAGATCATATTACGAAAGATTTATCGATCGTATTAAAAACACCGACAGAACAAGCCGAAAAAATCAAAAAGCAGTATGGACATGCCTTTTACGATGATGCTTCCGATGAACAAACGTTTGATGTTCCTGTTGTTGGTACTGATACAACAGATCAATACAGCCAACGATTCATCTCAGAAATTATCGGAGTACGTTTAGAAGAGTTATTTGAATTAGTATTGGATGAATTAGCACGTATGGGGGTACAGGATTTACCGGGTGGTGTTGTCATTTCTGGCGGAGTAGCACAGCTTGAAGGAATTGCTCAGCTGGCGCGACAAGTAATGTTAACGCGTGTTCGCATTTATACACCGGATTACATCGGTGTACGCGAACCGGCCTTTACAACGTCAGTAGGTTTAATTCGTTATGCACATGCAGAAGACGAATTTTACGGAAGAAGCGAGCCGGTACCAGCTTCTTCATATGCAGCACCTTATCCTACTCAACCAACTCCTTCTAAAAAACAATCAAATGTGCCGGAGAGAGTAGATAGCGCAAGTAAAGTAAGTGTGATTGATCGCGCGAAAAACTTATTAAACAAATTTTTCGATTAATACGAAAATGAATGACGTGAACAATTAGGAGGAGAAGAGTATGTTAGAATTTGAAACGGATGTTGAACAATTAGCCGTTATTAAAGTAATCGGCGTTGGCGGAGGCGGTAACAATGCCGTAAACCGCATGATTGAACATGGTGTACAAGGTGTAGACTTTATCGCTGTAAATACAGATGCGCAAGCTTTAAATCTGTCAAAAGCTGAATATAAACTACAAATTGGCGGTAAATTAACACGTGGACTAGGTGCAGGAGCAAACCCTGAAGTAGGAAAAAAAGCTGCTGAAGAAAGCCGCGAACAATTGGAAGAAGTATTACGTGGTGCCGATATGGTATTCGTAACTGCCGGTATGGGCGGTGGTACTGGTACGGGTGCAGCACCGGTAATTGCATCAATCGCACGTGATCTAGGTGCATTGACAGTAGGTGTTGTAACACGTCCGTTTACATTTGAAGGCCGTAAACGCCAAACTCAGGCAATCGGCGGTATTACTTCAATGAAAGAAGCAGTTGATACATTAATCGTAATTCCAAACGATAAATTACTGCAAATTGTTGATAAATCAACTCCAATGCTGGAAGCGTTCCGTGAAGCGGACAATGTATTACGTCAAGGTGTACAAGGTATTTCAGATTTAATCGCAACACCTGGTTTAATTAACTTGGACTTTGCCGATGTAAAAACAATTATGTCCGATAAAGGTTCTGCATTAATGGGTATCGGTATTGCTGCTGGTGAAAACCGTGCAGTAGAAGCTGCTAAAAAAGCAATTTCTTCTCCATTACTTGAAACATCAATCGATGGAGCAAAAGGTGTCATTATGAATATTACTGGCGGAACGAACTTAAGTTTATTTGAAGTTCAGGAAGCTGCCGATATTGTACAGCTCGCTTCAGATGAAGAAGTAAATATGATCTTCGGTTCTGTAATTAACGATAACTTAAATGATGAAATTATCGTAACGGTAATTGCAACAGGTTTCTCTGATGACTTTATTATTCAAAAGCCACAGCCTGTGCGTCCGTCAATCGGTGTTCGTCAACAAGCTGCAACAAGCACAAATCAACCGCAACAACAGCAGCCTGTACGTCAGCAAGATCCGGTGCAGCAAGAAGCGCCACGTCAAACACAACAAACAAACTATCAGCAAGACGATGCATTGGATATTCCGACATTTTTACGCAATCGTCGCAATCGCTAATTAATATAAACTTTCATAATATGAAAAACGATTATTTACATTTATATGTGAATAATCGTTTTTTTTTTAGTTTAAGAGTTGTTATGAAAAG is from Solibacillus isronensis and encodes:
- a CDS encoding DUF881 domain-containing protein encodes the protein MTKKMYRNITIISFIIGFMLAVQYNTVQSPTERTTVDIWEIRQQLFAEQERHSELLSGISELTETVNKYEDAEFDNPEVLLQQTVDQLKERAGILPVEGPGLTLAVGPSPELVELGYEIKPVSPELLIRLINDLNRYNARAIEVDGKRLSYNSAIRDINGKTTINSEPIQNTDIEINIITFTYEQAEKMKNHLLASTFQDEFYIDNLVLTIHEAEQNIQIDSVAPVQRIKYLSEK
- a CDS encoding small basic family protein → MWLPLLGLILGVVLGILTDIQIPSVYENYLSIAVLAALDTMVGGIRALLQQVYDDKVFISGFFFNIILAAGLAFLGVHIGVDLYLAAIFAFGVRLFQNIAVIRRLLLTKYENRRLKKEENS
- the ftsA gene encoding cell division protein FtsA; the encoded protein is MNHQEIYVSLDIGSSSIKVLIGEMNGDQLHVIGVGHVKSTGIRKGAIVDIDATVQSIKKAVDQAERMTGINIEEVVLGVPANQTVLQPVKGVVAVNGEDREITDDDLARVIDSAQVMSIPPERELVNLIPKQFIVDNLDEIKDPRGMIGIRLEMDATMITTSKTLVHNVLRCVERAGLQIREIYLQPLAAGNFALTEDEKNQGTAYIDLGGGSTTVAVFQDGLLTNTAVIPVGGDHITKDLSIVLKTPTEQAEKIKKQYGHAFYDDASDEQTFDVPVVGTDTTDQYSQRFISEIIGVRLEELFELVLDELARMGVQDLPGGVVISGGVAQLEGIAQLARQVMLTRVRIYTPDYIGVREPAFTTSVGLIRYAHAEDEFYGRSEPVPASSYAAPYPTQPTPSKKQSNVPERVDSASKVSVIDRAKNLLNKFFD
- the ftsZ gene encoding cell division protein FtsZ is translated as MLEFETDVEQLAVIKVIGVGGGGNNAVNRMIEHGVQGVDFIAVNTDAQALNLSKAEYKLQIGGKLTRGLGAGANPEVGKKAAEESREQLEEVLRGADMVFVTAGMGGGTGTGAAPVIASIARDLGALTVGVVTRPFTFEGRKRQTQAIGGITSMKEAVDTLIVIPNDKLLQIVDKSTPMLEAFREADNVLRQGVQGISDLIATPGLINLDFADVKTIMSDKGSALMGIGIAAGENRAVEAAKKAISSPLLETSIDGAKGVIMNITGGTNLSLFEVQEAADIVQLASDEEVNMIFGSVINDNLNDEIIVTVIATGFSDDFIIQKPQPVRPSIGVRQQAATSTNQPQQQQPVRQQDPVQQEAPRQTQQTNYQQDDALDIPTFLRNRRNR